The following DNA comes from Pseudobythopirellula maris.
GACTAGGCTTCCAGACCGGTGGTCGGCTACGCCGTGAACCCTTTCTTGACAGCAGTGCAGCGGTTGCGTGATGAATAAACGGTCTTGATGCCGGCTTGGCGGGTCGCCCTACGGGGCGTGGTGGTTCAATCCCCCACCAAGCCTGACAGGAGGTCAGGATGCCGCATCAAGACCAAGGGCGTGTTCCGCCACGCGATGCGCGCCACCACGGTCCGACTAGAAGACGAACTGGCCCACGCCCTCATCGACGCCTACCAATGAACCAACAAGGCCAGCCGCGACTACCCCTGCAAGAAGTAGAACCTGCCAGGAACCCAACCACCTAACGTCGCTAATGCGTTACAAGAGCTGATCAAAATCGCATAGCAGCTCAGAGGGTTCACGGCGTAGGGTGGCCGAGCCAAAGCACACGCGGTAGCGAGGGCTTGTTTCGTGGAGGTGAGTTCCCCCAGATTCGCCCAACCACAATAAGGGTGGCCAGTGCGTCCGGCTATCTGAGCCAAGATCGAAATGGCGGATGAGACCGGCGGATTCTGACTCTACGAAACTCTCTGAAAGCCATGGGATGATCAACCGCACGACTTTTCCGACGACGATACCGGACGCCTTGTTCTACGATATTTATCGAACGAGCAGTCTCACCGATTGGTCGCAAGATTGGGAGAGCTTCTGCGAAGATGAGTTTGTCTTCTGGGGGCCAGAGTTTGCGTACTACTTTCCTCGCGGGTTCGAAGACTGGGTCGCAGAATGGGACAGCATCCCAGGCGGCGGTGGACGTTGCCTCTACGGACAGCGGCATGATTGCTCGGTTTCTCCCAGCCACGTCACCCACAAATGGGCGAACGACGTTCAGTTCGTCGAGATCAACGGAAAAGGGCCGCTCACCCCGCTCGTTCAGGAATACGCTGGCAGCAATCCTTATCTGCTATTTACGGAGACGCTGGCCAAGCAACTGAGTGCGACCAACCTTTCGGGGCTGGGTGTTCGCAAAGCAGAACTGTGTTATGCCAATAGCTCCCGTTACGCGACTGAGCCCGAACGCATTGGTGAGCAACTCTACTTCCTAGCGGGCCCCAATCCGCTGCTGACAATCCCGCCTACTCTCAATCCGGAGGCCCCGAACAGCTGCCCCTTCTGCGGGTACGGGCCAGTTATCTGCCCCAAGTGTGGAAGTCGTACTGGTGCAAAGTGCCCGCGGTGCGGCATCCAGATGTACAACGCCGATTCGCCGCCTGAACTAGTTGCCAAGCAGATCGACACCGCCAGCATTTACGCCTCCAAAGAGCACCAACTAGCCAACGGCGCCATCGACTTGGCTCGCTGCGACACACTCTGGGACTTCTCAGGGATCAACCGAGTCAGCCGCAAGATGCTCGACGTGTTGATCGACCTGGACGCCGGTCCCATGCTGATCGTCCCCGTGAAGGCGCTCTTCCCCGACGGCCGGGTCGGGTTTACCGAAGCGGAGGCCAAGCCGCTCATTCAGCTGCACCAGCCCGACACACCCTGATCGCGGGAGCTCAACAAGGACGTGCGGGCGCATGTCCTTCGTGTCTTGGCTTGATCGTTTGTTGACTTGCGGCGAGCGGCGCCGCCCGTGCGGGCGTCGAGTCGCCAGAAGCCTTAGGGGCAGAGCGGTTTGCTCATAGGTGTAGACGCTCGGCTCGCGATCGGCGTCATGGCTTCGTCAGCCTGCATCGACAATGCACCGCATTGCCTGCTTCGGCTTCCTCGCCACGCCGCCAATCGCTTCCCCGCTCGTCCACAACAATTCGAAAACCGCTCTAAGCCCGCGGCGCCGACCCAGCTACGCTGTGCCGACGCGGCAGCGCGGCGACGGCAATCGCCGCGAGCCACAAGCCGCACGGCTCGGGGATGATCTTGACCTTGGTGACGCCGATGACCCACTCGCCCATGTCGACCGAGGGGACGTTCGACACGTACGGCTGGAACGTCCAGAACGCGAGCGGGTCGTTGGGGTCGAGCACCGTGGTGCTGCGGCCGCCCCAGCGCGGCAACGCTTCGCCCGACGCCAGGATGCTATAGTTGCCGCTGCCGGCGTGGGTGACCACCGGATCGCCGACGCTCGTGACCCCGTCGACCGTGCGACCGACCGCCACGTAGGAGCTGATCGGCGAGAGCGAGCTCGAGCCGCTAAAGCCGACGACCACATCTCCGTTGTCGTTGACGGCAAGCGATGGGTAGTAAAAGTCGAGTTCGGCATCGGCGATCACGCCCGACTGTTTGACCGTAAACTGCCCGGCGTCGTCGCTGAACTCCATCCACTGGATCGCGTTCCGCCCGCCGTGCCGGATCACGTGGCTCGACCACAGGCTGCCGTTCTGCGAGACCACGCCGCCGCTCAAAGACGTGCTGCCGACGGCCAGCGAGCCGCCCGGCTGGTCCACCACAAGGTCCATGTGCGAGATCGCCAACTCGTCGGCGAAATCGCTCAGCTCGAAGGTGTCGGAGACCTCCGATCCGCCCGAAAGCCAGTCGCTGGGCAGCACTGTTCTCTTGAACCCGTTCTCGTTGAAGGCCGACACCAACTGCTGCGACCCAACGCCGCCATCGAGGTCGATCACCGGGGTGGCGCGGTACCCAAGGCTGTTCACGCCAAACCGCAACTGGCTGCGGAGTCCGGCGACGCTAGGCGTGGGATCGGTCAGGCTCGTCAGCGGCACGCCAAACAGGTTGGCGCTGCGCAGCGTCTCACCGCTGAGCCGAGCGCGATCGACAACGGCGTAGAGACCCTCGCCGTCGATGCCGAGCGTGGGGACCGACAGGGCCGAAACCGCCGTCGAGGGGTCGAGATCAACCGAGAACCCTCGCCACTCGCCGAGCGAAGGGTCGGCGCCCAGCGTGACCCCGATCAGCAACTGGTTGGGCGTCCCGCCACTCGCGCCCACGGTGTAAGCCGAGGCGTACCAGCGGTCGGTGTGGGGGTCGTACAACGTTTGCATGCCGGGGATGATCTCGAGCGCCGAGGGGGCGCCGGTCGAAGCAAGGGCCGTGTTCCAGAAATCGACGTCCGAGGTCTGCTCCAGCCTGGCGCCGGTGTGATCGTAAACGGTGAACGTCGACGACGTGAACTCAACAATCTCTTGCGGCCCGACGGCGCCGTTGGGCGACGGCGGGATCTCGGCGCGTCCTTGCTGAAGGCCCTGACGGAACGACCCTCCGCTGAACCGATGCTCGAGTACAAAGTCATTCGCAACGGCCTCGCCGGCGCCGAGGGCCGCGGATAGTGCGGCAAGAAGGAGGGGCAGGCGCGAAGCAAATCGCGCCGGGGTAATAGGATTCATGAGACGACTCGATCGCCGCCGACGTCGGCGGTCCTGAAGGGGGATGAGAAGGATAGATTAAGAATGAATAAAACGCCTGGATGAACGCCGCGATGAACGCTCAACGTAGGGTAATTGGCGGCTCCTTGGCCAACAAACGAATCGGTCGCTTAAGCCCCAGCCGCGTGGCGTCGTTGCGTCACGCACACAAGCCGCAGGCGGCCAAAAACGGGCGAAGAGATTCTTGGTGTGAAGAAACGAGATTCGCGGCCGCCAGAAACATCTCGCAAGGCGTTGCCGCCACAACGCTTACGACAAAATCGCGGGTGGCCAAGAATCGCTGCTGCGCGCGCGGCCAAAAGCGATTGTCGAAATTAGGTGAAACGCCTGCTACAAAGATAATTGGGCGCCGCAGGGGGTGACTCTAGCGAGCCGCCGCTGCGTTCTTCCGGTCGCCTGCCCGATGAATCGCCGCCCCAGTGCGTTATTCGTGCGAATTGCTCCGCGTATTGCGTGAGAGAAAAAAACTGAAGCTAACGGCGGCGCGGCATTCGGAATATTCTTGGCCACTCGCTGCTGTCGGCGAGGCCGTGGGGGATGCGTCAGCCCGTTTCGGCAAACGGGTTCGGTGCACGCTGCTCGACGATGTCCTGGGCGATCTCGATCGCCCGGTCGTAGCTCGGGGCGCAGACCACGTCGTCGCCGTTCTCAAAGACGCCGGCCTTCTTCAGCAACCCGAGCGGCTGCTTGCGTGGGCTGCTGAGCACGACCTTGATCCCGTCGTCCCGGCACACCTTGATCATCTCGCGGATCGATTTGGCGCCGCTGGCGTCGATGTACGGGACCTGCTTCATGCGGATGATCATCGCCTCGGGCTTCTGGCCGATGTCGTGGAGCGTGTCGACCAACGCGTTCGAGACGCCGAAGAACAGCGGGCCGGTGATGCGGAACACCTCCACTCCAGGGGGGAGCTCGGTCCGCTGGGTGGTGTCTTCCTGCTCGTTGTCGAGGGCGTCGGCAACGAGGCCTCCCTGCGGGGTCACACTCACCGAGTCGGACATGTGCTTCATGAACAGCAGCGAGGCGATCGTGACGCCCACGCCAATGGCCGCCGTCAGGTCGACGAACACGGTCAGCAAGAAGGTCAGGAGCATCACCGCCCGATCCGAGCTCGGGAGCTTGAGCAGGTGAACGAACTGCCGGTGCTCGCTCATCCCCCAGGCCACGACGAACAGGATCGCCGCCAGCGAGGCCAGCGGGATAGAGGTCATCGATCCCGAGAAGAAGTAGACAATGGCCATCAGCAAGGCGGAGTGAATGATTCCCGCCACGGGCGTTCTGCCGCCCGCTTTCACGTTGGCGGCGGTCCTCGCGATGGCGCCCGTCGCCGGCAATCCCCCGAACAACGCGGAGGCGAGGTTGGCGACCCCTTGGCCGACCAGTTCCTGGTTGGGGCGGTGCCGGTAACCCGTCATGCCGTCGGCCACGACAGCCGAGAGGAGCGCCTCGATTCCCGCGAGGAACGCGATCGTGAACGCCGCGGGGGTGACACTCGCTAGCTTCTCGAAATCCCAAGCGGGTGGCGACAGCGAGGGCAGAGCGCTCTCGACCTCGCCGAACTTCGTCCCGATGGTCTCGACCGGCGCGTGCGTCGCCGCGACAAACAACGCCGACAGCAGCACGGCGATCAGGTACCCCGGCGCCCGCGGGGCGAAACGGCGTAAGAGCAGGATCGTGAACAGCGACCCGGCTCCAACCCCAACCGCCCACGGGTCGATCGCATTGAAGGCCGCGAAGTACGCCGCCCACTTGGGGATGATCTCGGCCGGCACTTCGTCAATCGGCAGCCCCAGGAAGTCGCGGACCTGCGAGGAGGCGATGATCACCGCGATGCCGGCCGTGAAACCGGTGATGACGGGGTGCGGGATGTAGCGGATGATTTGGCCGAGCTGGGCGTACCCGGCGACGATGAGAATGACGCCCGCGAGCAGCGTCGCCAGCGCCAGACCGTCAAAGCCGTACTGTGCGATCACGCCCGCGATGATCACGACGAACGCCCCCGTGGGCCCGCCGATCTGGACCCGCGAGCCGCCCAGCGCCGAAATGAAGAAGCCGGCCACGATGGCGGTTAAAAGCCCCTGCTCGGGGGTGGCGCCGCTCGCAATCCCCAGCGCCATCGCCAACGGCAAGGCCACAATGGCGACCGTGAGGCCGGCCATCGCGTCCGCCTTGAGAGACGAAACCCCATAGCCCTCCCTGAGGAGGGTGTACAGCTTAGGGGTGAAGCGTTGTGGGATCATTTTCTGCCGGGGGCCTCCGCTCGCTCGGGCGGAGGTGAACTTCGGCGGATCCCTCGTGGACCCCAAGACCGCACCACTCCCGAGCGGAGCAGTATATGTCGGCGACCCGGGAGCACGATAGCGTCGACCGTCGCCCCGGCCGCCTCAGCGGCGGTACTCCAGGCCGGCGAACCAGCCGTGCAGCAGCAGGTCGCGTTCGCGGGGGCTCGCCGTGAGCCAGGCGTCTTCGGCCAGCTCGACGCCGTCGATGTACATCGCTTGGTAGCCGCCCCTGAGCGACGTGCAGCGGTTGAGCTGCAGCACCGCGGCGATCGACGCCTCGCCGGCGAACGCAACGTTCGCGCCGCGCGTCGAGGTGCGCGTCCCGGTGTTCACCACGGTCTGCGAGGCCTCGTTGTCGGCGAGCGTGGTCGGGTCGTCGAGACTGATTGTCGTCGACTGCTGACGCACGTAGCGCGTGCGGTGGACCATGTTGCAGTACACGCCGGCGTTGCCGAAGCCGCTGACGTAGAACCGCGGGCCGGGGCTCCACAGGTCGACCCGTACGCCGGACTGGAAGCCGATCAGGTCGTTGTCGACGTGCAGCGTGTTGGCGCGGTCGATCTCGACCGAGAACTCCGTGCCGATGAGCGGCGTCGGGTTGAGGGGGTCGGGGTCGAACTGGTCGAAGCGGTCGTCGATCGTCTCGTCGAGCGAGAAGTAGCGGACGCCCAAGTAAGCCTTGGCCGAGCCGTCGTTGAGCTCTTGGAAGTTCAACTCGAGCGAGTGCAGACGCGAGTCGTACTCGAACTTGCGCTGCTGCTGGAAATCGACGTCGCTGCCGGCGGGTGTTACCGTGGTGGCGGGGAACAGGGCGTCGGCGCCCCACCCCTGAACCCCCACGTAGCCGATCATCAGCTCGTAGCCGCGGCACTGGGGCCAGTGACCGAAGGCCATCAGGCGGGCGCCGGAGGCGTGGTTGAAGTTGTCGACTTCGAACGGGGCTGGATCTGGCGCGGGCGGGTTGGCGTCGTACAGTGCCTCGATCGGGACCGAGTCGCGGTACAGCAGCACGCCGTCGAGCGACACGCGCCAGTTGGGCCCCACGAGCCAGTCGTCGCAACGCCCCGGCCCGGTGCGGTGCTGCGGGCCGCAGGCGGTCGGCTCGCCCCGCGCCGCCATGAGCTGGCGGTGGAACTGGTCGTTCGGGTAAGCGGTCGATGTGTTGGCGGCCGCGGCGAGCATGCCGGCGCTCGGGTCGACCGTGGGGATGTCGCTCGGAATCGCCTCGGCGCCGTCGGCGGGTGTGGTGTCGTAAGCGGTCTGCGCACCGAAAGCCATCGGCTCGCCGTAGCGGCCGGTCGCCGTGGTCGCTTGGCTCGGCGCCTCGTACAACGCGATGCCCGGCTGGGCCGCGTAGGGCGCCGCAGCATCCGGTTGTGGTTCCAGTAGATGCCGCGGCGCAACGCCGGCGGCAGCGGCGATTGACGCCGACAACGACACCACGGTGAATGCGACGACTGAACGGCGAAGCGCGGCGCGCACTGCTAGCTTGAGCATCGGTTCCCCCCCAAGGCGCGGACTGCGCCACCGTCCCGGCCTCACCGCGCAACGCGAGCGGGCCGGGTGGTTCCCTTCCTGACGGGAGTATCGGTTGCGCCGGGCGTCCGGGGGCAGCCGAGACCTGGAGGATGGGCATAGGCTGCGCAAACAACCCCGATTAACACGCCGCCGGACGCCGCGTGCTTGTCAGACCATCTCGCCGAGCATCGCGAGCAGCGTGTCGATCTGCGCGTCGTCGCCCACCGTAATCCGCAGGCCGTCGCCCCAGTTGGGATAGCTGAGGTACCGGACCAGCACGCCCCGCTCCTTGAGCGACAGGTAGAGCTGATCGTGGCCCACGCGTGGGTGCGTGACCCACACGAAGTTGGCCTGCGACGGGGTCACCGCAAACCCGAGGCCCTCGAGGCCTCCCATGAGGCGTTCGCGTCCGGCGCGGACCCGGTTGACGTTCTCCTCGAGCCACGCCTGGTCGTCGATCGCGGCCGTGGCGGCGGCGATCGAAAGGGCGTCGCAGTTGTAACTGTCTTTCACCTTGCCGAGCTGCTCGATCACTTGCGGCTGGGCCACGAGGTAGCCGAACCGCAGCCCGGCGAGCGCGTAGCTCTTGGACAAAGTGCGGCTGACCATCACCCGCTCGTTCGAGCGGACCAGGTCCAAGCAGTTGGTGTCGGCGAAGTCGGCGTACGCCTCGTCCACGAGCAGCGGGCACGGGAGCATGTCGGCGATCGCCGCCACCTCGCCCGGCGCCAGGCAGACGCCCGAGGGGCTGTTCGGGTTGGCCAGGTACGCCAGCCGCAGCCGCTCGTCGGGCGCGGTGAACTCGAAGCCCAGCGACCAGTCGCTCTCGTACGGAACGATCTCCTGGGCGGCGCCCTGGATCTCGGCGAGCGTTTGGTAGAGCACGTAGCTCGGCGTGGCGTAGCGGACGACTTGGCCCTCGCCCACGAACGTGCGGGTGACGATCGTCAGGATGTCGTCGCTGCCGTTGCCGCACAGGATCCAGTCGGGCGTGATCGCGTCGCTCTGCTGCGAGAGCACATCGGCCGCGCGCATGCGAAAGGCCGTGGCGTGCGGGTCGGGGTAGCGACGCAGCGAAGGGACGGCGGCGGCGACCGCTTCGGCCACTTTGGGCGAGGCGGGATAGGGATTCTCGTTCGTGTTGAGCTTGACGACCTTGGTCCCGCGCGGCTGCTCGCCGGGCTGGTAACCACGCATCCGCTCGATCTCGGGTCGGAACATGAGTAGGGCTGCTGGCTGTTGGCTTTTAGCTGTTGGCGACGACAGTTCCCCTCGCCTTGATGAGGAGGCCGTGTTTATAGGGATACGGGGTGATGTGCTGGGTACAGGGCGCGCCTGAAAGAACCCGGGTACCCGGGTTATCCCCCCTCCCCGGCCCTCCCCACCAGGGGGGGAGGGAGAGAATCATCGGGAGTGCAGATCAGAACCCCTGCCCTTTCGATTTGGTCTTAATCCTACAGAGCCACATGTCGGCCGTCATGTAGAGGTGGCTCCCGTCGGCGCCGCCGAAGCAGCAATTGGCCGTTGCTTCGCCGGTGGCGATGCGGCCCAAAGGCTCGCCCTCGGGCGAGAAGACCCACACACCGCCGGGGCCGGTGGCCCACACGTTGCCCGCCGCGTCGACGGCCAAACCGTCCGGCAGGCCGCGCATCTGGCGCCCCTGCTCCGTCGCGTCGAAGAACAGCTCGCCGTCGCCGACCGAGCCGTCGTCGGCCACGGGGTACTTGCGCCAGATCGCCGCACGCGACTCCGACTGGGCGACGTAAAGCGTGCGGCCGTCGGGCGACAGGCCGATGCCGTTCGGCCGATTGAGTGTGCGATCGACCAGCGACAGCTCGCCCGCGGGCGACAGGCGGTAGACGCCGCAGAAGTCGAGCTCCCGCTGCGGCGAGTCCCACTGCCCCGGCAGGCCGTACGGCGGGTCGGTGAAGTAGAGGTCGCCGCGGGCGGACCAGACGCAATCGTTGGGGCTGTTGAGGCGTTTGCCTTGGTAGTTGTCGACGAGCGTCCGCTTGCCGCCGTCCCAGGTCATCATCGCCACGCGGCGGTCGCCGTGTTCGCAAAGCGTGAGGTCGCCCTTGGGGTCGAGGAACATGCCGTTGCTGCCCGGTTCGCGGCTGTAGCGGCCGACACCGGTGTAGCCCGACGGGTCGAGAAACACGCTCACCCCCTGCCCTTCGACCCATTTCATCACCCGGTTGGGCGGGATGTCGGAGAACAGCAGGAACCCGCCGTCACGCGGAACCCAGACCGGACCCTCCGACCAATCGAAGCCGCCGGCGAGCACCTCGATCTTGGCGCCCGGCTCGATCAGCTCGTCGAGCGCCGGATCGAGCCGCACCACTTCGCCGAGCGTGGGGAAAGTCGTGGTGTCTTGCGCGTGGCACCAATTCAAGGATAGAGCCGCTGAAGCGAGCACCGCAGTAAGAGCAACCTTGAGAAACATCGAGACGCCTAAATGGATGAGAGTAAGGAATGAGCCGCTGATTTTCGCAGATGGCCGCGGATGTCGTTCGGCGGCTTTTTGCCTGACCGGCTGCAAGCAAGTCAGTGCTTGAAGCAGAGAACGCATCCGCGCTTATCCCGCGTATGAGCGGCTTATTCTAATCGAACCGAGACAGCCGCGGCGTGGGCGGTGAGGCTTTCTTTCTCCGCGATGCGGACGATGTCCTCCGCGTTCGCCTTGAGGTCCTTCGCCGTGAACTCGATCACGCTGTTCGACCGCAGGAAGTCGTTGCTCGACAGGCCGCTGGCGAAGCGGGCCGTGGCGCCAGTGGGCAACACGTGCGACGGGCCGGCGGCGTAGTCGCCCACCGGCACCGGGCTGTGGGGACCCATGAACACGGCGCCCGCGCAGCGGATCTGGTCCAGCAGCTGCTGAGGCTGCTCGCACGCGAGGTGCAGGTGCTCGGTCGCCAGCTCGTCGCACAGCCGGGCGGCCTGGGCGCGATCGCCTACGGTGATCAGCGCGCCGAACGCCTCGAGCGATTGCTTGGCGAGCTCGCCGCGCGACAGCTCGGCGAGCTGCTTCTCCAGTTCTTCGGCGACGGCTTCGATGAGCGGCTCGTGCCATGTGACCAGCACCGCCGAGCCAGGGGCGTGCTCGGCCTGCGCGATCAGGTCGGCGGCGGCGTAACGGGCGGGGGTGCTCTGGTCGGCGATCACAATCACCTCGCTCGGCCCGGCGATCGAGTCGATGTCGACCGTGCCGTACACGTGCCGCTTGGCGAGCGCGACGAACAGGTTGCCGGGGCCGACGATCTTGTCGACCTTCCTTAAAATCCCCTCCCCCTGCGGGGGAGAGGGATCTAGGCCATAAGCCATCGCCGCCACGGCCTGGGCGCCGCCCACACGGTAAACCTCGTCGATGCCAAGCTCGTGGCAGGTGGCCAGCAGGTCGGTGTTGTAGCTGCCGAACTTCGTCGGCGGCGCGACCACCGCCAGCTCCTTCACGCCGGCCGCCTGCGCCGGCACGGCGGTCATCAGCACGGTCGACGGGTAAGCCGCCGCCCCGCCCGGCACGCACAGGCCAACGCGCTCCAGCGGCAAGTAACGCTGCCGCAGCGAGCCGCCGCCAGGCAGGTCGACGCTCACGTCCGTGTGCAAGATCGCGCTCTGGAACCGCAAGATGTTCGCACGCAGGCGGCGGACCGTCTCAAGGAACTCCGGCTCGGCCGCGGCGTGGGCGGCGGCCAGCTCTTCTGCCGGCACACGCAGTTCGTCGGCCGCGAGCCGCGCGCCGTCGAGCTTCTCGCCGTACTCCAAGGCCGCCTCCACGCCACGGTCGCGCACGTCGTCGCAGATACGCTCGACCACCTGGGTGGGGGTGAGGGGCTCGCCGAAAACCTCGATCGTCTTCCGGCGCCCGGCGTCGCTGACCACATTGCCGTCGGGCGCGAGCTTGTGGCGCAGCTCCTGGAGGGCGGAGAGAGACTCGGGGCGGCGGGCGTCGATGCGGGCGATTTTGAGCTTCATAGCACCCTTAGATTACCCCGCCGGGGCGGCCGTATACAGTGGCGGCCCGGCCCACGGCGGCGTGCTTTCGGCGGTCGTGGCCCATCGGTACAATCGCCCGGTCTGAACCCTGGCGCCAGTAACTCGGTCCCCCGAACCCCGCTCCCCGAACCTCCCCCCCCTGCCTCCTGGTCCCTCCTGCAATGATCGATCTGCGTAGCGACACGATGACACGCCCCACGGCCGGTATGCGCGAAGCCATGGCCCGCGCCGAAGTGGGCGACGACGTTTGCGGCGAAGACCCCACGGTGATCGCCCTCGAGGAGCGGGTCGCCCACACGCTCGGCAAGGAGGCGGCGCTGTTTGTCCCGTCGGGGACGATGGGCAACCAGATCGGCATCCGGCTGCACTGCCAGCCGGGCGACGAGTTCCTCACGGAGGCCGAGAGCCACGTGCTCAACTACGAGCAGGCGGCCTACGCCCAGCTGTTCGGCCTGGCGGCCCGGGCGGTTGTGTCGACCGACGGGCTGCCCGCGATCGACGATTTGGACGCCGCCGTGCGGCCCGACAGCGACCACGCCCCACGCACCCGGCTGCTCACGCTGGAGAACACGCACAACCGTTGGGGCGGCCGGCTGCTGCAGCTGGCCGAGGTGGAGCGCGTTTGCCTGTGGGCCGAGGGCCGTGGCCTGGGGCGTCACCTCGACGCCGCCCGGCTGTGGAACGCCGCGGTCGCCACCGGCCAGTCGCCCGCGAGCCTCAGCAAGCCGTTCGACACGGTGAGCGTTTGCTTCAGCAAGGGCCTCGGCTGCCCGGTCGGCTCGGTGCTCGCCGGGCCTAAGGAGATGATCCGCGCCGCGAGGCGGCTGCGCAAAGCGCTCGGCGGCGGGTGGCGGCAGGCGGGCATCCTGGCGGCCGCCGCGATCTACGCGCTCGACAACCACATCGACCGCTTGGCAGAAGACCACCGCCACGCCGACCGGTTGGCCGACGCCGTCCGCGAGGCGCCAGGCCTCACGTTGGTCGACGACCGGTGCGACACGAATATCGTGATGTTTGACGTCGAGCCCTCAATGGGCACGGGCGACGCCTTCTGCCAGCGTCTCGAAACACGCGGCGTTCGCACGTGGTCGGTTCGCCCCCAACGCGTCAGGGCGCTGACGCACCTCGACGTCGATTCACCTCGGATCGATGAGGCGTGTGAGGCGATCTTGGCGGTCGCGGGCGGGGAGTAGCGGCGAAGGCGGGTCTGCCGCCCTGTCTACTGTGAGTAAAGGCCGGGCGGGTAGCCCAGGTTTTTCAAACCTGGGTCGCCGCAGGCGACAAGAAGCACGCGTGCAAACGCCGTGTAGCGAACGAGGCAACCGGCCGGCAACACCCAACCGCGGCTTCTTGTGGCTTCGCCACCCAGGTTCGAGAACCTGGGCTACCCGGTGCGCTTGCGTAGCGACAAGAGAAGCAAACCTGATTCGGCTTTAGGTTTCAGGACACGCAGCGAGTGGCGTTGCTCTATTCCACGGGGTGATTGGCGGAACTAGAATCGTAGCACTCCTCTGAATGTCGCCTCCACTTAGCAAAGGGTTTCGCCGTGGCTTGGGCCCCCTCTTCTTTTGCCAAACGAACGCTGCTTCTCGTCGGCTTGCTCGTCGGCGCGGTCTTGCCTCAGTGCCACGCCGAAGAACTGGCGTCTCATCTTGCAGACGAACAGGAGCGGC
Coding sequences within:
- a CDS encoding SulP family inorganic anion transporter, whose product is MIPQRFTPKLYTLLREGYGVSSLKADAMAGLTVAIVALPLAMALGIASGATPEQGLLTAIVAGFFISALGGSRVQIGGPTGAFVVIIAGVIAQYGFDGLALATLLAGVILIVAGYAQLGQIIRYIPHPVITGFTAGIAVIIASSQVRDFLGLPIDEVPAEIIPKWAAYFAAFNAIDPWAVGVGAGSLFTILLLRRFAPRAPGYLIAVLLSALFVAATHAPVETIGTKFGEVESALPSLSPPAWDFEKLASVTPAAFTIAFLAGIEALLSAVVADGMTGYRHRPNQELVGQGVANLASALFGGLPATGAIARTAANVKAGGRTPVAGIIHSALLMAIVYFFSGSMTSIPLASLAAILFVVAWGMSEHRQFVHLLKLPSSDRAVMLLTFLLTVFVDLTAAIGVGVTIASLLFMKHMSDSVSVTPQGGLVADALDNEQEDTTQRTELPPGVEVFRITGPLFFGVSNALVDTLHDIGQKPEAMIIRMKQVPYIDASGAKSIREMIKVCRDDGIKVVLSSPRKQPLGLLKKAGVFENGDDVVCAPSYDRAIEIAQDIVEQRAPNPFAETG
- the hisD gene encoding histidinol dehydrogenase; protein product: MKLKIARIDARRPESLSALQELRHKLAPDGNVVSDAGRRKTIEVFGEPLTPTQVVERICDDVRDRGVEAALEYGEKLDGARLAADELRVPAEELAAAHAAAEPEFLETVRRLRANILRFQSAILHTDVSVDLPGGGSLRQRYLPLERVGLCVPGGAAAYPSTVLMTAVPAQAAGVKELAVVAPPTKFGSYNTDLLATCHELGIDEVYRVGGAQAVAAMAYGLDPSPPQGEGILRKVDKIVGPGNLFVALAKRHVYGTVDIDSIAGPSEVIVIADQSTPARYAAADLIAQAEHAPGSAVLVTWHEPLIEAVAEELEKQLAELSRGELAKQSLEAFGALITVGDRAQAARLCDELATEHLHLACEQPQQLLDQIRCAGAVFMGPHSPVPVGDYAAGPSHVLPTGATARFASGLSSNDFLRSNSVIEFTAKDLKANAEDIVRIAEKESLTAHAAAVSVRLE
- a CDS encoding threonine aldolase family protein: MIDLRSDTMTRPTAGMREAMARAEVGDDVCGEDPTVIALEERVAHTLGKEAALFVPSGTMGNQIGIRLHCQPGDEFLTEAESHVLNYEQAAYAQLFGLAARAVVSTDGLPAIDDLDAAVRPDSDHAPRTRLLTLENTHNRWGGRLLQLAEVERVCLWAEGRGLGRHLDAARLWNAAVATGQSPASLSKPFDTVSVCFSKGLGCPVGSVLAGPKEMIRAARRLRKALGGGWRQAGILAAAAIYALDNHIDRLAEDHRHADRLADAVREAPGLTLVDDRCDTNIVMFDVEPSMGTGDAFCQRLETRGVRTWSVRPQRVRALTHLDVDSPRIDEACEAILAVAGGE
- the hisC gene encoding histidinol-phosphate transaminase is translated as MFRPEIERMRGYQPGEQPRGTKVVKLNTNENPYPASPKVAEAVAAAVPSLRRYPDPHATAFRMRAADVLSQQSDAITPDWILCGNGSDDILTIVTRTFVGEGQVVRYATPSYVLYQTLAEIQGAAQEIVPYESDWSLGFEFTAPDERLRLAYLANPNSPSGVCLAPGEVAAIADMLPCPLLVDEAYADFADTNCLDLVRSNERVMVSRTLSKSYALAGLRFGYLVAQPQVIEQLGKVKDSYNCDALSIAAATAAIDDQAWLEENVNRVRAGRERLMGGLEGLGFAVTPSQANFVWVTHPRVGHDQLYLSLKERGVLVRYLSYPNWGDGLRITVGDDAQIDTLLAMLGEMV
- a CDS encoding SMP-30/gluconolactonase/LRE family protein — protein: MNWCHAQDTTTFPTLGEVVRLDPALDELIEPGAKIEVLAGGFDWSEGPVWVPRDGGFLLFSDIPPNRVMKWVEGQGVSVFLDPSGYTGVGRYSREPGSNGMFLDPKGDLTLCEHGDRRVAMMTWDGGKRTLVDNYQGKRLNSPNDCVWSARGDLYFTDPPYGLPGQWDSPQRELDFCGVYRLSPAGELSLVDRTLNRPNGIGLSPDGRTLYVAQSESRAAIWRKYPVADDGSVGDGELFFDATEQGRQMRGLPDGLAVDAAGNVWATGPGGVWVFSPEGEPLGRIATGEATANCCFGGADGSHLYMTADMWLCRIKTKSKGQGF